The following coding sequences lie in one Glycine soja cultivar W05 chromosome 16, ASM419377v2, whole genome shotgun sequence genomic window:
- the LOC114389360 gene encoding DNA-binding protein RHL1-like isoform X3, which translates to MARGGKAKKKEEGEEEANLTNPETIERKRLKSLAISHNILSETPARSSVQLNPSSVVAKHHGKDIIKKSQRKSSRYLFSFPGLIAPIAGGKIGDLKDLGTKNPVLYLDFPQGQMKLFGTIVYPKNRYLTLQFPKGGKSVMCEDYFDNMIVFSDAWWIGRKEENPEEAKLEFPKELYEGHQSEYDFKGGAGAGAASVVNQGVPRTKIQRVEQESPKTPTEDDLSDSEINLEDTKELVPVRHSTRTAKKSYKFAEISSGDDSGENSPDLSDHEEKVAEVDTAVNDHNSSKKKTVVFDLDDEDDAPVDQPAKKNNESASRSKCKEVSQSASASASTEIKSSNRGSLVQATISTLFKKVEEKLQARSHSLLVQKERLIWMKDPKKGQERPRTKILVKKSRRKARKTMLKMMMMVTLKNFQMLRRILMKVMKTGLLECVI; encoded by the exons ATGGCGCGAGGAGGGAAGgcgaagaagaaggaagaaggggAAGAAGAGGCCAATCTCACAAACCCAGAAACGATAGAGCGGAAGAGGTTGAAATCCTTGGCCATTTCCCACAACATTCTCTCTGAGACACCTGCACGGAGCTCCGTTCAGCTGAACCCTTCCTCCGTCGTGGCCAAGCACCACGGCAAAGACATCATCAAGAAGTCTCAGAGGAAGAGCAGCAGGTACCTCTTCTCCTTCCCCGGCTTAATTGCTCCCATCGCCGGTGGCAAGATCGGTGACCTCAAGGACTTGGGCACCAAAAACCCCGTTCTCTACCTCGATTTCCCCCAG GGTCAAATGAAGTTATTCGGGACCATTGTATATCCAAAGAACAGATACTTGACTCTACAGTTCCCTAAAGGTGGAAAGAGTGTAATGTGTGAGGATTACTTTGATAACATG ATTGTATTTTCGGATGCATGGTGGATCGGGAGGAAAGAAGAAAACCCAGAAGAAGCCAAGCTGGAATTTCCTAAGGAATTGTATGAG GGACACCAATCTGAATATGACTTTAAAGGGGGTGCAGGTGCCGGTGCAGCTTCTGTAGTTAACCAAGGTGTTCCCAGAACCAAGATTCAACGTGTAGAGCAAGAGTCACCAAAGACACCCACTGAAGATGATTTGTCAGACAGTGAAATCAATTTAGAAGATACAAAGGAATTGGTTCCAGTCCGGCATTCAACAAGAACtgcaaaaaaatcatataa ATTTGCTGAAATTTCTTCCGGTGATGATTCTGGTGAAAACAGCCCTGACCTTTCTGATCATGAAGAGAAAGTGGCAGAAGTTGATACTGCTGTAAATGATCATAATAGCTCAA AGAAAAAAACTGTAGTTTTTGACCTCGATGATGAGGATGATGCACCAGTAGATCAACCTgccaagaaaaataatgagtcTGCTTCTCGATCAAAATGTAAGGAAGTGTCTCAATCTGCTTCAGCCAGTGCATCTACCGAAATTAAGTCCAGTAATCGTGGTTCACTTGTTCAGGCTACTATATCCACATTATTCAAGAAAGTGGAAGAAAAG CTTCAGGCCAGAAGTCACAGCCTGCTGGTTCAAAAAGAAAGACTGATCtg GATGAAGGATCCAAAAAAAGGGCAAGAAAGACCAAGGACAAAGATCCTG gtaaaaaaatCAAGGCGAAAAGCAAGAAAGACAAT gttgaagatgatgatgatggtgacaTTGAAGAATTTTCAAATGCTTCGGAG GATActaatgaaagtgatgaagactGGACTGCTTGAGTGTGTGATCTAA
- the LOC114389360 gene encoding DNA-binding protein RHL1-like isoform X2 — translation MARGGKAKKKEEGEEEANLTNPETIERKRLKSLAISHNILSETPARSSVQLNPSSVVAKHHGKDIIKKSQRKSSRYLFSFPGLIAPIAGGKIGDLKDLGTKNPVLYLDFPQGQMKLFGTIVYPKNRYLTLQFPKGGKSVMCEDYFDNMIVFSDAWWIGRKEENPEEAKLEFPKELYEGHQSEYDFKGGAGAGAASVVNQGVPRTKIQRVEQESPKTPTEDDLSDSEINLEDTKELVPVRHSTRTAKKSYKFAEISSGDDSGENSPDLSDHEEKVAEVDTAIQKKTVVFDLDDEDDAPVDQPAKKNNESASRSKCKEVSQSASASASTEIKSSNRGSLVQATISTLFKKVEEKKTPRSSRKSPSSKPSGQKSQPAGSKRKTDLDEGSKKRARKTKDKDPGKKIKAKSKKDNVEDDDDGDIEEFSNASEDTNESDEDWTA, via the exons ATGGCGCGAGGAGGGAAGgcgaagaagaaggaagaaggggAAGAAGAGGCCAATCTCACAAACCCAGAAACGATAGAGCGGAAGAGGTTGAAATCCTTGGCCATTTCCCACAACATTCTCTCTGAGACACCTGCACGGAGCTCCGTTCAGCTGAACCCTTCCTCCGTCGTGGCCAAGCACCACGGCAAAGACATCATCAAGAAGTCTCAGAGGAAGAGCAGCAGGTACCTCTTCTCCTTCCCCGGCTTAATTGCTCCCATCGCCGGTGGCAAGATCGGTGACCTCAAGGACTTGGGCACCAAAAACCCCGTTCTCTACCTCGATTTCCCCCAG GGTCAAATGAAGTTATTCGGGACCATTGTATATCCAAAGAACAGATACTTGACTCTACAGTTCCCTAAAGGTGGAAAGAGTGTAATGTGTGAGGATTACTTTGATAACATG ATTGTATTTTCGGATGCATGGTGGATCGGGAGGAAAGAAGAAAACCCAGAAGAAGCCAAGCTGGAATTTCCTAAGGAATTGTATGAG GGACACCAATCTGAATATGACTTTAAAGGGGGTGCAGGTGCCGGTGCAGCTTCTGTAGTTAACCAAGGTGTTCCCAGAACCAAGATTCAACGTGTAGAGCAAGAGTCACCAAAGACACCCACTGAAGATGATTTGTCAGACAGTGAAATCAATTTAGAAGATACAAAGGAATTGGTTCCAGTCCGGCATTCAACAAGAACtgcaaaaaaatcatataa ATTTGCTGAAATTTCTTCCGGTGATGATTCTGGTGAAAACAGCCCTGACCTTTCTGATCATGAAGAGAAAGTGGCAGAAGTTGATACTGCT ATACAGAAAAAAACTGTAGTTTTTGACCTCGATGATGAGGATGATGCACCAGTAGATCAACCTgccaagaaaaataatgagtcTGCTTCTCGATCAAAATGTAAGGAAGTGTCTCAATCTGCTTCAGCCAGTGCATCTACCGAAATTAAGTCCAGTAATCGTGGTTCACTTGTTCAGGCTACTATATCCACATTATTCAAGAAAGTGGAAGAAAAG AAAACTCCAAGAAGTTCGAGGAAATCTCCATCTTCCAAAC CTTCAGGCCAGAAGTCACAGCCTGCTGGTTCAAAAAGAAAGACTGATCtg GATGAAGGATCCAAAAAAAGGGCAAGAAAGACCAAGGACAAAGATCCTG gtaaaaaaatCAAGGCGAAAAGCAAGAAAGACAAT gttgaagatgatgatgatggtgacaTTGAAGAATTTTCAAATGCTTCGGAG GATActaatgaaagtgatgaagactGGACTGCTTGA
- the LOC114389360 gene encoding DNA-binding protein RHL1-like isoform X1, which translates to MARGGKAKKKEEGEEEANLTNPETIERKRLKSLAISHNILSETPARSSVQLNPSSVVAKHHGKDIIKKSQRKSSRYLFSFPGLIAPIAGGKIGDLKDLGTKNPVLYLDFPQGQMKLFGTIVYPKNRYLTLQFPKGGKSVMCEDYFDNMIVFSDAWWIGRKEENPEEAKLEFPKELYEGHQSEYDFKGGAGAGAASVVNQGVPRTKIQRVEQESPKTPTEDDLSDSEINLEDTKELVPVRHSTRTAKKSYKFAEISSGDDSGENSPDLSDHEEKVAEVDTAVNDHNSSKKKTVVFDLDDEDDAPVDQPAKKNNESASRSKCKEVSQSASASASTEIKSSNRGSLVQATISTLFKKVEEKKTPRSSRKSPSSKPSGQKSQPAGSKRKTDLDEGSKKRARKTKDKDPGKKIKAKSKKDNVEDDDDGDIEEFSNASEDTNESDEDWTA; encoded by the exons ATGGCGCGAGGAGGGAAGgcgaagaagaaggaagaaggggAAGAAGAGGCCAATCTCACAAACCCAGAAACGATAGAGCGGAAGAGGTTGAAATCCTTGGCCATTTCCCACAACATTCTCTCTGAGACACCTGCACGGAGCTCCGTTCAGCTGAACCCTTCCTCCGTCGTGGCCAAGCACCACGGCAAAGACATCATCAAGAAGTCTCAGAGGAAGAGCAGCAGGTACCTCTTCTCCTTCCCCGGCTTAATTGCTCCCATCGCCGGTGGCAAGATCGGTGACCTCAAGGACTTGGGCACCAAAAACCCCGTTCTCTACCTCGATTTCCCCCAG GGTCAAATGAAGTTATTCGGGACCATTGTATATCCAAAGAACAGATACTTGACTCTACAGTTCCCTAAAGGTGGAAAGAGTGTAATGTGTGAGGATTACTTTGATAACATG ATTGTATTTTCGGATGCATGGTGGATCGGGAGGAAAGAAGAAAACCCAGAAGAAGCCAAGCTGGAATTTCCTAAGGAATTGTATGAG GGACACCAATCTGAATATGACTTTAAAGGGGGTGCAGGTGCCGGTGCAGCTTCTGTAGTTAACCAAGGTGTTCCCAGAACCAAGATTCAACGTGTAGAGCAAGAGTCACCAAAGACACCCACTGAAGATGATTTGTCAGACAGTGAAATCAATTTAGAAGATACAAAGGAATTGGTTCCAGTCCGGCATTCAACAAGAACtgcaaaaaaatcatataa ATTTGCTGAAATTTCTTCCGGTGATGATTCTGGTGAAAACAGCCCTGACCTTTCTGATCATGAAGAGAAAGTGGCAGAAGTTGATACTGCTGTAAATGATCATAATAGCTCAA AGAAAAAAACTGTAGTTTTTGACCTCGATGATGAGGATGATGCACCAGTAGATCAACCTgccaagaaaaataatgagtcTGCTTCTCGATCAAAATGTAAGGAAGTGTCTCAATCTGCTTCAGCCAGTGCATCTACCGAAATTAAGTCCAGTAATCGTGGTTCACTTGTTCAGGCTACTATATCCACATTATTCAAGAAAGTGGAAGAAAAG AAAACTCCAAGAAGTTCGAGGAAATCTCCATCTTCCAAAC CTTCAGGCCAGAAGTCACAGCCTGCTGGTTCAAAAAGAAAGACTGATCtg GATGAAGGATCCAAAAAAAGGGCAAGAAAGACCAAGGACAAAGATCCTG gtaaaaaaatCAAGGCGAAAAGCAAGAAAGACAAT gttgaagatgatgatgatggtgacaTTGAAGAATTTTCAAATGCTTCGGAG GATActaatgaaagtgatgaagactGGACTGCTTGA